GCGCGTCGGGCGCTCCTCTAATCGTTTTTCTCTGGGAGAACTTCGGTCCAATGCACTTGGACCGGCTAGCTGCAGTTCAACAGAGCTCGCCGATGTCGCGTGTAGTGGGTTTGGAGTTGAACGCCAGTAGCGACGTATATTCTTGGGAAAGGAGAAATCCAGATGAGCCGTTGTGTATTTTCACAGCTTGCGACAAGAAGCAAGGAATAATCGGGACAGTATTCGCGCTATTTAGATTACGCCTGAGACTAGGGCGCGGTTCTTATTTTCTTTGCCACTACGAGAATCCGGTCGTGTTTATCTTTGCTTGGATTCTAAGATTGTCGCGTTGCGATGTCATAACGATGGGCGATTCGAAGTTTGATGACTACAAGAGGGTCTTATGGCGGGAGGTGCTGAAAACTTTTATGTACTTACCCTATACAGGGGCTTTTGCTGCAGCGAGACGGTCCAAAGAGTATTATCAGTTTCTTGGCTTCCGTGCAGCTAGGGTATCAGCGGGATATGACTCGTTATCCATTCAAAGAATAAAAGCAGCAGCGAAGGAACTCCCTGTTGAGGAAGAGGTTCCCTTCGAACATCGGTCCTTCATTGTTGTGGCCCGGCTTGTACCAAAAAAAAATCTGAACACGCTCTTGGACGCTTACGTTCTGTACCGAAATGCGAACGTAGACCCGAGAAAACTGCACATTTTCGGTGATGGGCCACTCGAGCGAGAGCTCCGTGAGCATGCAAACAGTCTGGGGATAGGTCAGGATGTAGTGTTCCACGGATTCGTGCAAGCTGCTGAAGTTTGCAAGCAGCTCAATAGATCTCTAGCGCTCCTTCTGCCAAGTATTGAGGAGCAGTTTGGTCTTGTCGTGATCGAGGCTCAAGCTTTGGGTGTGCCAGTGGTGGTCTCCGACAACTGCGGGGCTCGGGATGAGTTGGTGCGTTCAGGTGTCAACGGCTTCGTCGTGGAGGCCCAAAACCCGAAGGGACTGGCGTTTTTCATGGGCATGTTGTCGAACGACGAAGAACTTTGGAGTGAAATGGTGCGCTCCTCGGCTGCTTTCGCCATGCGCGGTGACGTCGTTAAATTTGTTGAGGGTGTGCAACATCACCTGTCCTTGGATGGAGAGAAATGATGAAATTGGTCAAGGCAAAGTGGTATGCACGCCGCCTGATTTCGTATGTGGGGCGGCCTCGTTTGATCATTCAAGAGAAGCCGGTGTTGATGGATAGTTCGAAGAGATGTGAAAGCCCTATATTCTTGGCAGGGCTCCACCGGTCAGGAACTACTTTAGTTAGGAGGATGTTCAACTCTCACCCAAACATCGCTTGTCCCCCCGAAAGTTATTTTTTCTCCAATTTTTCTTTGATAGGGGAGGATGAACTGGCAAGGAAAGGATTTGAGGGCTTCGGCCTGAACAGCGAAGAGATCTGGAACTACTTGGGCAGGTGTGCAAGCCAGCTCCACGAGGCCTACCGCCTAATGAATGGTAAGGAGCGTTGGGCCGACAAGACACCTCAGTATGTTGATCGATTGGAGTCCATCGACAAAATGTTTGGTGCCCGTGCGAACTACGTTTTCATTATTAGACATCCATATGACATCGCCTTTTCGATTGAGAGTAGAGGGTGGAGGCTAGTTGAGCATGAGAGTATTTTCGAAGGTGCCTTAGCCTACGTGGCGGAGAAGTTAGAGAAGCTACTTAGATTTGAGCTGGAGGTAGGTGAGCGCGGGACACGCCTGGTGTATGAGGAGCTAACGGCGGACCCGCAGAAGGCGCTCACGGCAGCGTTACATGCAATCGGAGAGCAGTATTCTGATGAGATGTTACGCTTTCACGAGAAGTCACACAACTACGGCGTGGAGGACCCAGTAGTCCGAGGCACGAAGGCGGTCAACCCAAGTCATGAGAATTGGAAGGCTTGGGATAGTACCAAGTGTGCTAGAGCGCGCGTAGTTCTCGGAGAGCTCGCCGAGAAGCTGAATTACAGATTTTGATGACAGTGTTTTTGTTGCGCTGCTTTCTCGACCTGCCGTATGAATGTGAGGTTACCTGTTGATCAGCACTATAGGGTTCATCGGGCCATTTCCACCGCCTGTGCACGGCCAGTCTTGGGCCACCGAGAGTCTGGCCAACGAACTAGAAAATGCGGGTGTGACACTTGAACGTTACAACCTATCAACTTCGAGAAGTGTTGGTTGGATAGGTGTGATTAACAAGCTGAGAGTACATTTCGGAGCAGCTGTTTTCTGCCGTAGATCGCATAGGGTGATTTACATTTCCGCTAACTCCAATACGGGAATGTGGTTGACCTCGTTTGTTGTGGCGAGGGCCCGTTTCCTAGGCTGCAAGCTGGTGATCCATCATCATTCATATGACCATGTTCTCCGCCGCAGGTCGAGCATGGTGTTGTTGGCGCGGATAGCCGGCCCGAATGCTGTCCACGTTGTTCTCGGACAGAAAATGGCGGCTGACATGCGCCTAAGCACTCCAGAGGTAGGTAAGATAATCGTCCTCAACAATGCCGGTCTAGTGGAGAAGAAGCTCCTATCCCTCCCAGAGAATAGTGGGTCAAAGATTGTGCTTGGGCACTTGAGCAATCTGACTGCCGAAAAGGGGATTTCGGAAGTGGTGGAGCTCGCAATCAGGCTAAGGGAAATGAGTTTACCGGTTCGGCTAGTGATTGCGGGTCCAGCTGGTGACCACGCGGCACGAGACGCGATTTCTTTAGCCCGGAGGATTCTTGGTGAAGATTTCAACTACAAAGGTCCAGTTCATGGAAATGACAAGATCCGATTCTTC
The DNA window shown above is from Devosia litorisediminis and carries:
- a CDS encoding glycosyltransferase: MTSFVVARARFLGCKLVIHHHSYDHVLRRRSSMVLLARIAGPNAVHVVLGQKMAADMRLSTPEVGKIIVLNNAGLVEKKLLSLPENSGSKIVLGHLSNLTAEKGISEVVELAIRLREMSLPVRLVIAGPAGDHAARDAISLARRILGEDFNYKGPVHGNDKIRFFSEITHLIFPTRYKNEASPIVLLEAMAAAVPCISNMRGCISNDLGKEGGVVVEDALKFTSCAINYLTTRNLETASSAARNRYITLKHEYDVQFSNLLRILTV
- a CDS encoding sulfotransferase family protein, with amino-acid sequence MKLVKAKWYARRLISYVGRPRLIIQEKPVLMDSSKRCESPIFLAGLHRSGTTLVRRMFNSHPNIACPPESYFFSNFSLIGEDELARKGFEGFGLNSEEIWNYLGRCASQLHEAYRLMNGKERWADKTPQYVDRLESIDKMFGARANYVFIIRHPYDIAFSIESRGWRLVEHESIFEGALAYVAEKLEKLLRFELEVGERGTRLVYEELTADPQKALTAALHAIGEQYSDEMLRFHEKSHNYGVEDPVVRGTKAVNPSHENWKAWDSTKCARARVVLGELAEKLNYRF
- a CDS encoding glycosyltransferase; its protein translation is MFIFAWILRLSRCDVITMGDSKFDDYKRVLWREVLKTFMYLPYTGAFAAARRSKEYYQFLGFRAARVSAGYDSLSIQRIKAAAKELPVEEEVPFEHRSFIVVARLVPKKNLNTLLDAYVLYRNANVDPRKLHIFGDGPLERELREHANSLGIGQDVVFHGFVQAAEVCKQLNRSLALLLPSIEEQFGLVVIEAQALGVPVVVSDNCGARDELVRSGVNGFVVEAQNPKGLAFFMGMLSNDEELWSEMVRSSAAFAMRGDVVKFVEGVQHHLSLDGEK